A window from Carassius auratus strain Wakin chromosome 48, ASM336829v1, whole genome shotgun sequence encodes these proteins:
- the LOC113065528 gene encoding vasopressin V2 receptor-like encodes METVSGEAGWEGSLHATVALSNFSSSFSEHTGLNSTFKGGSHFWLVSQNSSINPTQMPGPVRVRDMSLAKAEIGVLGLVLALTTLGNSFVLWVLLRRRKYNAPMHLFMVNLCVADLVVAFFQVLPQLVWDITERFQGPDVLCRSVKYLQIVGMFASSYMIVAMTVDRHNAICCPLQAYKGGAVSHWNTPIMVAWGLALLLSVPQVFIFSRSEVSPGVFECWGNFAEPWGLKAYVTWMTVAVFLIPTFIITVCQVRIFKEIHDNIYLKSECVVSADMKKNLVIFHFPIFKKRAGTVRERARCSRKMRDARELHKKNTISDSSHSHTCNSPEPDYCDQSGQDGSPKDLASQTHCSSPDVLPRIQTHPNAFWSNPASVQTPHGNSVPHRNTDNTTTEDSSVSSNPSFPPYPFHPPLRGISKAMSKTVRMTLVIVLVYTLCWSPFFIVQLWAAWDPNPPDQGVAFTILMLLANLNSCTNPWIYTAFSSSVSRELLALLRCRPKLPRRSSMHDHSSDINTSTTKDNQS; translated from the exons ATGGAGACTGTCTCAGGGGAGGCAGGTTGGGAAGGATCTCTCCATGCAACCGTTGCATTGTCTAACTTCTCCTCCTCATTCTCTGAGCATACTGGACTCAACAGCACTTTCAAAGGAGGATCACACTTCTGGTTGGTGTCTCAAAACAGCTCAATAAACCCCACTCAGATGCCTGGTCCAGTCAGGGTGCGGGACATGTCTCTGGCTAAAGCTGAGATTGGAGTTCTGGGCCTGGTTCTCGCTCTCACAACACTAGGGAACAGTTTTGTTCTGTGGGTTCTGTTGAGGCGGCGCAAATACAATGCACCCATGCACCTTTTTATGGTCAATCTGTGTGTTGCAGACCTTGTGGTGGCGTTTTTTCAG GTGCTTCCGCAGCTAGTATGGGATATCACAGAGAGATTTCAAGGTCCTGATGTGCTGTGCCGCTCAGTGAAATATCTGCAGATTGTGGGAATGTTTGCATCCTCTTACATGATTGTTGCTATGACAGTGGACCGCCATAATGCCATCTGCTGCCCCCTGCAGGCTTACAAAGGAGGGGCAGTTTCACACTGGAATACACCCATTATGGTAGCCTGGGGTCTAGCCCTTCTTCTCAGTGTGCCACAG GTGTTTATTTTCTCCAGGTCAGAGGTCTCTCCGGGGGTGTTTGAGTGCTGGGGGAATTTTGCTGAGCCTTGGGGGCTGAAAGCGTATGTCACCTGGATGACTGTAGCGGTGTTTCTTATCCCTACCTTTATAATCACCGTTTGTCAG GTACGAATATTCAAAGAGATCCATGACAACATCTACCTGAAATCAGAATGTGTGGTTTCTGCTGACATGAAAAAGAACCTGGTCATTTTTCACTTTCCTATCTTCAAAAAACGGGCTGGTACAGTCCGAGAGAGAGCTAGATGCTCACGCAAGATGAGAGACGCAAGAGAACTCCATAAAAAGAACACCATCAGTGACTCGTCCCATTCACACACCTGCAACTCACCAGAGCCGGATTATTGTGACCAATCTGGTCAGGATGGCAGTCCCAAAGACCTGGCCTCACAGACTCACTGTTCATCCCCAGATGTGCTGCCTCGCATTCAGACCCACCCTAACGCTTTCTGGAGCAACCCTGCTTCTGTCCAGACACCACATGGGAACTCTGTTCCTCACAGGAACACTGACAACACCACCACTGAGGACTCCAGTGTTTCCTCAAACCCCTCTTTCCCGCCTTACCCCTTCCATCCACCTCTTAGAGGCATATCGAAAGCTATGTCTAAAACAGTGAGGATGACTCTGGTGATTGTGCTTGTCTACACCTTGTGCTGGTCACCCTTCTTTATTGTACAGCTGTGGGCTGCCTGGGACCCCAATCCCCCTGACCAAG GAGTGGCTTTCACTATCCTGATGCTGTTAGCCAATCTTAACTCCTGTACAAACCCGTGGATCTACACAgccttctccagcagcgtgtCCCGTGAACTTCTCGCTCTGCTGCGCTGTCGGCCAAAGCTGCCCCGCAGGAGCTCAATGCATGACCACTCCAGTGACATAAACACCTCCACTACCAAGGACAACCAGTCCTGA